The sequence ATCAGCGTGTCCATCAAGGGTTACGACTCCAGGCCTGAACTCCGCAGAAATACGGGATACTTCATCGGTTTCGCAATGCCAGTTGCCGGATTCTTGATGGGAAGAGACGAATTGGATCCCAATTGAGAATAATAAGAAGACTGATAGGAACAGGGATTGCTCCATTTGTCGTGGAAATAGAAGATTGTGTGTGTTAGCAGTAATGGGGTTTTGGATAAATCAAGAGTTGACTCGACTCAGTAGAACCGGCTGCCATGGAAGAAGATGGACGTTAATTTAGAGTAGTAGTACAAAGGGACAAAACGTTCAATGTTTGTACTACATCTGTCATTTCTCGGATCTTTCCTTTTAATAATTTCCTGATAATacgtattaaaaaaattataaataagcatataattttattaattcgaactttaaaaaattaaaatgtaaacactttaaaaaagaattcatTGCAAtgataatatagaaataatttaatttacattttcttaatttagtAAAGTGGACAAGTAATATGAGACATTTAGTAAGATAATCAGCCAATATGAGATACGGGGAGTATTTTTTAAGACCAACCATCAGATCGTCCTCTAATAATTTAAGCTAACGTCTAGTCATAGATTGtcaaatattcttggcaaatattatttgggtaAAATTCAACCATGTGTTTCGtcataatatttgaaaaatatatttctcataaagtttaaaaactatcaaaactaaccatGTGTTTGTATTATTGGTCAATTAGATCTTCATTGCAACAAATAACAAGTAATGACCATAATACTAGAGCAATGTGGTAATTTGAAGCAAGTGCAACCTATATCATTCCatacatcaaaaaataaatgaagcacatgactttgttaccGTGAGATGATTGTTTGTCATTTCCATCCACAATTATATCATCACTTTCATATTCactgaatatttcatcactacttAGGTTttacgtaaaaaattatgtaatacaaacAAACAACTACTAtaagggtgtttttgtaaaagataacaGTTTGatgtaaattttcaattttcaaagatTCCAAATAATGAGACTTGATCCAAATAGTAGAAAAAACTAgtgtttgaaaatttgaaatattttgctAATAATGGCCAATTGTATAGACAAACActtttgccaaattttttctcaaatattatttgaaaaatctatAGCGAAACGGATAAATATAGACAAAACGAACCTTCATAAACAAAAAGTTGTTGCAACATTAATACATTCAATCAGAAGTTTTAGCTAGATTTTAAAATGTTCTTACAAGTTGGTATAATTTAAATTACTTGTATTAGATACACCATcaatataaataacttttatataactTCAACTCGTTTTAAATTGTGGTGTTTGATATTTGGTAGCATTTCCACCTGCAACATCAAAGGATGCAattatttctcttcttttctattAAACATTTTACccccatttttttatttttttattagtattataaacatttttttgCAAAAGAATAGATAACTAACTCATTTACAGGCTCCAGGCCCCAGGGAACATATTTAAcgaaggaaaaattacataaattaatacattttaaaaaataattactgattttagcgatactttttgtttattaccatttataccaatgctttgttaaatttgtaatatgtattaaaagtgaattatgtatgcaatatatatgaattataattgttttttgaaatatattatgtttgtttggtaaaaaaattgtcacattgtattataagtgtattaaaatgtgtgataaatatattattcatcattaaaatttgtattatatgtgaataataaattgttctttgtaatatgtattaaacttgtattataaatgaattaaaagtgatcaagtgaggtaaaaatattattgctataaatggtaaatatttttttattatagtatatttatgtaagtttccctttaacGAATTACGGGCCAAGCTCCAAATGATTTGGGCTTCAACTAAAATGGCCCATCATCTACCAGAGGCCCACATAAAATGATGACAGTGGGCCCATTTAGCATTAAAGGGCCTTTATTTGCTTCCAATGGATACAGAGACCTTTTTATCCGGCCCAATCATAATGGGGCCCATAAAGCAAAAGAAtcttttctccttttccttTATTTGGTATTAAATGAGTCATAAAGGCAAAAAAAGTACCTAAAAATGAcgtaataaaaaatatttaaaaaatcagtCAAGTACATGTCATGTTGAAAAGACATTTGAGTTAACGTACTTGAAATGAAAGAGTGTAAATCTGGCGGTGGTAAGATGACGTTGGAAAAAAGATCGGACGGCTGAGAATGACTGAAATTTTAGCAAAATCCCGCGGGAGGCACGGGAGCTTTATtagtaagagagagagagagagatgggACATGTCTCTGCGTGTGACTCTCAGTTAAAAAAAAACAGTCAGTACTgtcttaataattttttttctttttcgtttCAATTTATCTGATAtcgaatttaaaaaatttataatttacattttaaaataagttataaaaaatatttttcatatttttacatGCCACATGCAAGTAGTACGGTTAAGATTTGAGAGGTCTTTTGACTTGTTCACAGTTTTACgttgaattactatttattttcctttcacTTGGCTTTGATATTTGAGTAGACACTCATCGGTCATCTCCATATGACCTAAGTGATGAGTTCGAGTCGTTTGGCTTTTTAATTGTTAACATTTGCATCTGGGCAAAGttgtacttgtatatatatttatatgaaattttcgcaaacagtaattataataaatttaattatgattcataaatcataattatagtttatataTTTAAGGACTGTAGCTATGGTTTAAACTGCCTCCTTCGTATAATTCATGGGTGAATTTGTTTAATTCGTGGATGCATTTGTATAATTgagttatttttgtataaactcGAAATAACGAATTTATACCATTAGAAACATCTGAAATGTAAGCAtttatagaaattatattatataaatttcaaaatataaaacgCGCGAATTATAAAAAAACCAAAATGTTGAGCCGCATAATTATAGCTAAAAGTAGGTCGCGAATTATAATTAAgacaaactataactatgataactaattaactagtatatatttacttatacacgtaatttttcctataaaaTATCATCGGAAACAACTTATCAGCACCGGGTGTTTACACCAAGCCAAtgcaattttcattattatgtaatttaatgaagtaaaatggacaataaaTTTCAACACACGACATACATGTATTGACTTGGTGTGAACACTCAGTGCGGGTAAGTTTAACCCCGTCTGAATATCACCTCCATCCCTAGTTTCTTTTTTAACATATACTATTATTACAGTAGTTCATATCTTACATCCAACATTAGTTAAAAATTGAAAGTATGCATGTTGTtggtaaaaaaaagaaatattcacCTTGCAAAACTTAGCTTGAAATTACAGAAAGAGGATACATGTCTGCTTTAGATGAAAGGAGGTTTACTACAAGACTAAACTAATACTAACAAGATTAGATTGAAAGGAATACATAGAAAATGGATCCAATAATATATCTACCTTAATTAGCATGTACAAAAACACACACTCATGAGACTTTTCTAATTCTCTGTTGTTATCATTAATTTAAGTTTTTGCATTGCCACATCCTGGACCTCCTAGTGTGAGCACCACTCCTTCAAGTTCACTTCTTTTCTGTGTATCCTTGTCTAGTTGATGAGATGATCTCATCACTGATGATGTTGATCTTCTAATTGGTACTTTACCTATGCTCTGTCGTCCGAGTTCTGGAACTTGCAGTTGCACCAACTGCTGCTGCTGAGGTTGCCTTCGACATCCCAGACTTATATGATTCGCGTAGTTGACACCAATATGTCCCGGAGAGGGTGAAGGATTCTGACCAAGGACGGGTCCTCGTGGGACTAGATCAGGTGCCTTTTTTTATAACAAGAATCAAATGGATGATGAGTTTGAGGTGTACTAATTCACAATTTGGTTAAATTGAATGGTATATGAGCTTACCGGAGCAAACAGGACACCTCGAAAGATCTTTCCATTAACAATCGCAGTCATTAGATAACCAGAGTCAAATGCTCCATCGACTTTTCCTCGGATCTCAGCTCCAATCTGAGTAGTACGACATTAGGTTCTTATTCAACATAAAAGTTGGAAAATGCTACGATGACTCAACAAAATTTTGCTAACTTGAAAGGCGTACCAAGTTGTGGAATCGTCCAGGCTCTAAGGATTGGCATTGCACTTCCTGCTTATCCATAAGAACGGCGGCGGGTACATGTCCTGATGAGTTTGACGGATTTGATTGTTCTCGAAATAGTTGCAAATCATGAGGATTCCTTGCTATGACATTCCTCGGGTTTGGTTGGCAGTTGTTAGGGATCAAATGCTGCTGCCTTGCGAAAGGAAACCGATCTGATGCAGTTCCAGAACCAGAGACTTGCTTAATAGTACTCATTTCTACATCGGATTGGGACGGAGGAGAACAACGTTGAGACAGAGAAGGAGACTGATCTTCTTCTTGATCTGACTCCAGATTAAATATGTGTGAATTGTGACTCATTCTTCTCCTCTTTGGATGCAATGTGTCTTCCAAAATACATGAGAGTTATAAGTTAGTCATGCTTAGTTCATTTCTTGAAACTACTAGCTGCTAGCATGACAAAATCATTTCATAACCTACCAGAACTAAATCGAAAAGCTGCTTTTGATACGAACTCAAGTTCTTGAGATCCCATCGTTTGTATATCTTCCTTCTTTCCCCTACATATAGCTTCCTGCCAAATCAATTTATATGAATCAGAAAAATGATCTTGAATTGTTTAAATTCATGACAAAGGAATCAAGTTTTCGGTCTAGAATACCGAGCTATTGTCTCTTTCTCTCAGAAATCTTTTCTTATCATAATGACTTGTATTCCCAGAAACCCTGCCACCAGACAAGCTGCTAGTCCCATTAGGATATTCTACTCCAAACTGTAAGATAAGTAGCTCATTGAGTGGTCGCTCATCCTCGCCACACCTGCAAAGTTGAAGAAACAAATTTAAAGCTATACAATCTACTGAGATTAGGCAGGAAAAAATGGACTAAAGACAATGACATACCCTCCGTAGATTACAATATCCATGTTCCGGGAAGCAGCAGTATGAGAAAATCGCCCCTGTGGTTTTTGGCCCGTCACATCAAGCTGAGTCCATGAAGAATTTATCACATCAAGAACCCAAACATCATTGTAGTATTTCTTGTCTCCAACTCCACCAATCACATATACCTGTAGAACATCGAATTTCAACATCATTCTCCAGAGGATTGCTCACCGAAAATAAAGCTTTACTCCATTTGCACTACATACTAAAAACAAAGAGCCTAATAACTCAAAGGCTACAGCATTAGTTACTTGCCTTTGACCCAAAATTCACAGAGGCATGACCGGCTCGAGCACCAGGTGACGGTCCAAGAACATCCAGCTGGTAAGAAAGAGAACTAATTATCATCTAACATAATCTTTAGAACTCTACATCCAGACTGTGAatcaagaagaagaatgaaGCTAGTACCTTTGACCACATTAGTGTATCCATATCAAGAACATCGACATCACCTTGATATCGGTCACCACAATCTCCGCCATATATAAAAAGCCTATTACCAATCGCAACAGCACTGTGGCTATCCCTAGGAACAGGCATTTCACCCCTCACTTCAGGAGAAGACCACCTCATAGTTTTGAGGTCCAAAACATGTAAATCATTCAAATAGTTTGCCTCACCTTCACCACTACCACCAAAGATTACTAATTTATCACCACCAACAAGAGTAGCCGTGTGACTTTCACGCGGTGAAGGTGGATTGCCTTGACATTCGAGTTGAGTCCATTCTTGGCTCCTGACATCCAATACATGAATATCATTGACCTTCCTTGAGCCATTTGTACCTCCAAACACCACCATCCTGTGACCAACAAGAACAGCACTGTGGCTATCTCTTGGCCCCGGTCCTTGTCCTGTTGTCACAAGAATGCTCCAAGCCATTGCCTCAAGATTTAGTACAAGTACATCACTAAAATGTAAGCCCCCGCGACATCCCTGAAACAGAGAAATACAATTTAATTAAGAATATATCAACCATAAATTTGTCTAGACATATCAACACTGCACCAAGAGCTCTCAGACTAATAATATGAAAGCAGTCTTTTTGATGAATATTAACAGATTAAGTTTCACCTTAACATAAATTCTTTAGTTTTAGCCAACACTTAAGTCCCAAAAAACTATTCAAGAACAGtgggaaaaaaaaaacaaacagcATGATCTCCACCAAACAATGAAATCTTTTACTTGAtttgttgaaaatttgagtTACATCTTTAAATACTTCATGAAAAAGGCCTTAGTACATGTTTGGTCATGAAAAACATCAACAAATTCAGTTtctctaaatataaaaatagcaGAACAGACATAACCTAAAGCAAAATATGAAATTCTCcttcacttcattttttttctccttttaatGCATCACTCAGCATTTCACACATATGtagttgcttttttttttttttatatataaacattacaaaaaacaagaagaaacaaATAGATACATACTACTAACatatatataggaaaacaaAAGTACAAACTTCAGAAAGAGTAGTTTCTAATAACCAAAAATATAACTACACAGTAACATGAAGCAAATGACAAAACTAAAACTCCCATTTCTTGAACATACAGTTCCAACTAATATTTCTGAAGAAGCTAATATAGACTTACCCCAAAAACATAGACAAATCCATTAGAGTTACAAGAAGAATGACCCCATCTCTCAGAAGGATGAACACCCATAACCTTTGGATATAACCACATTGGTTTCTTCTTCTGTAATAATGATACTGATACTGATACTTCACCACCTAAAGATCCCATTTTTATTTGCTCTGTCTTCTTTAATTACTACTAATAAAGTtgaagatgaaagaaaaaagattttaaaagagaaaaaaaaagggaaaaggggtTGGGGGGTGGGGTGAGGGTGTAGTAGTACTAGTAGTAGTAATTAAGGGTCAAAGAGGACATGAACAAGGCAAGTGACATATCAACTATCAATGTCAAATGGACATGAAAAGATGGGCGCTTTCACGTCCAAATCACTGTGacaccaacaacaacacatTCAAAAGAGTGAATTGAAAAGAATATTTATTACTAGTACTaataatcaagtaaagaaaattactcatttttttactatttacaCCTACTACCTATCTATGTATTACTACTAATGAATCTTTCTCTTTGTTGTTTTCCATATCTATTGCTTATATTGTGCTCTTTACTTTTTCACTTGTCTAACTCTAAATGATGGAGTTTTTGGGGCATTGCTCTGTGGCCCAACAACCAGTTTCCATCTCAAATAAGTTAGCAATGGGTAATATGATTTGTTACGTACGgtaataaaaatagattttactgataataaatatatgtacattaataaaaaatgaaaaaatttaacgTTGTTATAGATTTACGAAAGGTGTTGATTGTCATACAAAATGTATGTTTAGTGGTgattaaattattgttattaattaacttatcgttaaaaattatttttgatatacttTTTCTGTCACTAATTACTTGttcacttttgaattgacacacttatattaaaaaaataattattaacatagtgagtttattattttatatctatttattatgaagtggataaattaaaaacttaatattttcaaaaaattatatattttaaagtaattaattaaagcatagtagatataaatattttattttttcttaatttatttaaataactaaataattaaaaataattaaataaaaatagataagtAATTAGGGATAGGGCGAGTACGTGAGGATTTGTTTGGTTTTTGTTTGTTGG comes from Solanum pennellii chromosome 1, SPENNV200 and encodes:
- the LOC107013235 gene encoding acyl-CoA-binding domain-containing protein 5-like isoform X1, with the protein product MGSLGGEVSVSVSLLQKKKPMWLYPKVMGVHPSERWGHSSCNSNGFVYVFGGCRGGLHFSDVLVLNLEAMAWSILVTTGQGPGPRDSHSAVLVGHRMVVFGGTNGSRKVNDIHVLDVRSQEWTQLECQGNPPSPRESHTATLVGGDKLVIFGGSGEGEANYLNDLHVLDLKTMRWSSPEVRGEMPVPRDSHSAVAIGNRLFIYGGDCGDRYQGDVDVLDMDTLMWSKLDVLGPSPGARAGHASVNFGSKVYVIGGVGDKKYYNDVWVLDVINSSWTQLDVTGQKPQGRFSHTAASRNMDIVIYGGCGEDERPLNELLILQFGVEYPNGTSSLSGGRVSGNTSHYDKKRFLRERDNSSEAICRGKKEDIQTMGSQELEFVSKAAFRFSSDTLHPKRRRMSHNSHIFNLESDQEEDQSPSLSQRCSPPSQSDVEMSTIKQVSGSGTASDRFPFARQQHLIPNNCQPNPRNVIARNPHDLQLFREQSNPSNSSGHVPAAVLMDKQEVQCQSLEPGRFHNLIGAEIRGKVDGAFDSGYLMTAIVNGKIFRGVLFAPAPDLVPRGPVLGQNPSPSPGHIGVNYANHISLGCRRQPQQQQLVQLQVPELGRQSIGKVPIRRSTSSVMRSSHQLDKDTQKRSELEGVVLTLGGPGCGNAKT
- the LOC107013235 gene encoding acyl-CoA-binding domain-containing protein 5-like isoform X2, with product MAWSILVTTGQGPGPRDSHSAVLVGHRMVVFGGTNGSRKVNDIHVLDVRSQEWTQLECQGNPPSPRESHTATLVGGDKLVIFGGSGEGEANYLNDLHVLDLKTMRWSSPEVRGEMPVPRDSHSAVAIGNRLFIYGGDCGDRYQGDVDVLDMDTLMWSKLDVLGPSPGARAGHASVNFGSKVYVIGGVGDKKYYNDVWVLDVINSSWTQLDVTGQKPQGRFSHTAASRNMDIVIYGGCGEDERPLNELLILQFGVEYPNGTSSLSGGRVSGNTSHYDKKRFLRERDNSSEAICRGKKEDIQTMGSQELEFVSKAAFRFSSDTLHPKRRRMSHNSHIFNLESDQEEDQSPSLSQRCSPPSQSDVEMSTIKQVSGSGTASDRFPFARQQHLIPNNCQPNPRNVIARNPHDLQLFREQSNPSNSSGHVPAAVLMDKQEVQCQSLEPGRFHNLIGAEIRGKVDGAFDSGYLMTAIVNGKIFRGVLFAPAPDLVPRGPVLGQNPSPSPGHIGVNYANHISLGCRRQPQQQQLVQLQVPELGRQSIGKVPIRRSTSSVMRSSHQLDKDTQKRSELEGVVLTLGGPGCGNAKT